The region tctAAATGATCAAGGTGAACTTTCTtatcctacatactaatgtggataaaaatgcaaattattttgAGGTGATATGTTATGAAAACTCGAACCTATGTTCGTTGCTGTTTCAAGtgatgttgtcatgccataaatattttgtgtatgatgcctatctgttggctacggccaagtgaattatgaatgatgatataagtcgaattcgggtcccagtgagggtggtgtccacgctcggactagtgtacacaagctacctctgtcatgttgggcagagcaggtgaccgtggaaggtggccaccttcccggcacaaggatacctctgacatgttgggcagagaaggtgaccgaggaaggtggccaccttcccggcacatgtatgtaaggtgaccgtgtgagaacaccatctcaacggcacaatgtgatcagatatggctaagtacaggaaaaagggactgcagtccaatgtgatatttttagtaagctcgggtcttttcaacaacaccccgagtgttactgtgatgatggcttgacaatattttcaaatgtatatgtgaaattttcggcaatgtgttcactgagtactttttgtactcagccctgcatatatatctaaatgtgcaggttgagcagcgaagtggtggaggaagtgctattgagacaagacatttaattcagtcagattttgactctcggaggttcacgtcttcatacatggaaccgcgttcatttgcttccgttgtgcattttaaaagactcaagtctattttgttcaaaactctgatattttgaaatttttacaaacaattactcgagtcttcatgatcgagtatctttcttctatgtatcaacatttaattagtcatgtctcgcaaccaatgcttgattttatttttccccttatttctttccccgcttctttaatcctcccctagtcgcgatcaaccgtgttttctatccttagaaaatgcggtcgtgacattgtAGTTATACTCGCGCTCTCAACATGATATAACGGTCGTTTTCGCCGCATCGCCACTTTTGACCGAAGATCGGATTTATCTACTAGATCGCATGTATGATCTCTACATCCGTTGTAGGATTACATCATTTCGCATCTCTTCTTGCCTCGAACATTTCTCGTTTGGAACATCTCTTCAGTttgcacttcttcttttcttaaactctttatcatatgctacgtcttttcgcattctccttgttctcgtcattcaggaaaaaaaaaacaattctgaatttgtaatcattcgataaagttcgagttcacaccacatatttccatttgtcctatcactcggaaaagtgatattgcagttgtcaccAACTAACTTCGATATCAATCAATCtaacatacttcttaggcactctatgttcgcatgcAAGGTTCATAGCGTCattccaagaaatagaaaaatttcaTGGTCCACTGGTCTCCATCCTCTATCTCGATACTCTAGTCTCATATCTCGATAATTTAGAAATTTCGCCCCACTTTtcattctcgttcgttttcatTGCTCGGGAAAGCAATAGGTGAGTTTTCAAATTAGAACTACGGTCCGCGTGGTCAACTAGGTCTACATCttcggcactctaagttcacgacACATTTCATCATCTCGTAGAGAACAAAATATCACAACAAGTACtataacacacaacattttcacatatcaaagcaaaacactttctCACTTCACAttatcattcaaaacttttgaaataaaattttcttcagactctcacactttcctcaaaattttcacatttcaatttcaactttagagtaaaagttttgactcaaaactcaaaacatactttcacatcaactttcatcactcgtataaaacactccatagagtAACgcttcatacttcgcacctcataacatatatAACATCAGACTCCATAGCTAAATTTTCCAATCGAaaaggaaatttttttttaaaaaaaaaaaattttttaaatttttttttttcaaaaaaattttttttttcaaattttttttttttcaattttttttaacaactttccacaacataaacatttttttcctcaatcaaactccactagacaacgagtcattaatattacaaaacatcaaccacaaaatcctttttccattttttttctacatatcaaaccatgcaaatctttcaaaactcataacacatttgtattccaaacaaaacactcatgcacttcacatatatgtttgaaacaacattcttagattactcatttattttctaaaaattttaacattctcaaaacaactcatcaactttcgtccttcatgtaaaacactccatcatcctatgttGACATGCTCACGttgtagtactttcacacatataaaacATACTCAGTCATCATACTAGTCTTGCTCATGCTCCatataatcacatcataacaatatcatgatcaacataccacacgtgcttagatcatcttgtcAATCATGTGCATACTTCAcataatcatactatcacaacatcgtgttcacatatataacacgtgcttaaattttcatgtcaatcgtactcatattccacataatcatatcatcaaaatttagcttcacgtataacattcattcacatgcgtacacttgccaaaacatcctcatcatatcatcatcaatttcatacatcgatctcacattctttcaacaacttaaaacatacctcactttctttagttgagcgtgatgctttggatgttgagccttcgtgacacttccagTTTAAGGTTTACCATTCTAGACTtaaggtgaaagaagactctcggaccagagcgaaagaacgaagctctgataccactctgtcacgaccgcccaccccaggggtgttacaaacgaggcgatcgtgaccaagggacaaacatttaagaatatCATTTAAGGATTttagttcataagaaagactcaagTAGCTTGAAAGAAtagtattttagttcaaaaatatagcagcggaaataaggttttaaagagagtcaaggatgacgcctatgtatgaagacacaacgcatccatattccctatgccgactcaacatccaccgcaacatcccgctcaacctgcacatagggaaaacacatgcagggctgagtacttgatgtactcaatgggctcatgccgaaatttttttttcataaaaacagttatgtcatccatatcagtgatctcgagttttatgtgtagttaagaaatatcacgagaacacaaaaatatttcaaagtctggccagacaatcaatctccccactttctcatcaatcattcaatcacattctctttccatagtgcgacgaaagtgtggccacactattcgcccacgagaccggccgactagcaaggacggctcacgatcccacttgtgtacacagcctgatagggtttgcggccctattcagacccgaattcgtttcattcatagccatatagcctaacggagtaaactcatacgaactaggcatcaggcacataatctcaatcaaaacaatccatggcatgacataacacttttaaaccacccttattacaccataatcatacttttgaaagcgtaaaagagtttagtaaaagagagcccacctcgtttgcttaaaccattcaacatccatttaaggcaaccctcgttcctcgagctcacgtatactcaatcacccttgccaacgacaacacaaatcagcctttcgtaaacttatattatcatgcatgtcctattgtttctctctcatcgttattctccatttacccaacccaacgttcgtcacaaaggTGGAAAAATAAACCttaatatatttcaacgtatcacacgtgatcgcattgttaaacacgttccttggacatacatgcatcatataatacttttaaacttggaaataagtgtcattttaataAGACAGAAAAccggcagaattgcgcgaccgttttgtaaaaattactataaaatcacccaacatcaaaagatgctaaattttggtcacaatacagaggacacattcaagttcatccatgaaaattttcatatcgaaatcacgccatttagtcagtcatttcacatattgaactctctggtcagaacatataatttctgacagtattgcgcagtaaacttcaaaaattcaccaaaaattcatccttcctcatatgatgctaaactttggtcacaacacattagatacattcaagttcacccagttaaaatttcacaccaaaatcgtgtcatttggtcagtcaaaacatttatgcaactctctgatcggaacataaaattctagcagcactgcgcagttcatttgaaaaattcatcgtaaattcatacgatgttcaataaggctgaaattttcacaagactcagaagacactccaaattttcatctagttcaagaatcaaatcgatcggaggtcatttggtcggtcaaacagatttcgaaacattctggccgagaacacatgttactggcagaattgcgcagtcgacttcaaacatttttcaaaaattcatttttcgacaaaaagggctgaaatttatacgagacacagaaatcaccttgaaatttactcagtaaaattttcgtatcaaaattcgaccgtttggtcagtcaaatatacgtcggaatccactgtccgaacaccacaaatttcatactcaaaatttcgaaatttgagtttcttccacaatcatccaaataaaattttctcatgcttataacacacaatcatgcttgataagactctcttaacatgtttgcacataaacttagatcatttaccaaggattcaaatcaaacttcacacaacttaatcaacaatagcataactatcaaagttctcaagcaaactcactttcccaccgattaactttgcgatctatgattcctacaccctctatatgcatgtaggattcaagaataaagtttcaatgaaggagatgagaaggaaatcttagttataccttcttgaatcaagaaaacgaacggtagaaacaaacgttgacacgattcgtccctctcccttcactgctgccgccgctgccacgaatccgccgtcgcggatccgccgccatcggctcctcctctctcttctctctctcggattctcgattgcgaaagaaatgaaatgaaatgaaaggaggttgtattatagaaaatattttcataaaagacaaaaaatcACGTCTTTTTgtttcgatgtgacgcgtaattaatgcggcgttgaaaaacgtgcctgatgtgacgtggttcttatccacttggaaaacgtgcctgatgtgacgcggttcttatccaacttttcgtctcgatttgttgtcgaaagtgtatttgatacgtggtttattctttcgtgtaggtaacgatttAACGGGTCGTTACATATGTCTTGATCCACTGGCCTCTAATCTGAATCCTCTCCATTTGACTCGCCCGGATCTCCTCCAACATGGTAATAATGGCCAACTCTTGAGCAATTGCTATCTTCGAATTAAAGGTCTCGCATATATTGTTGAGGATAATATCATAACAAATATATGAAGAGAAATATGTCttcacccatttttcttttGGAGCAACACTGAGTAGGTATTGATGTGTTTGGGGATATATAATCCGCAATGCATCCATCCGCTCCACACACTGTTCGTGGGTTGTACTCGACGCAAGCTCCCACAATATTTCCTTAAAATTCTCCCCGATGAATctcttcttgaagttgttgtataTGTGCTGAACACAGAAGCGATGCTCGCTCTATGGTAAATCCTCAAGGGTGGCTTTTGCAAGACCCTTCCAAAATTCATGTAACACAACACCCATATTAGCACCTGTATAAGccacaacacaaacacaaaatctATAATCACAATCGAACTATTAATCTATAGGTCAAATCACAACTAAAGTATTATTATCTAAAAATCACAATTACAGTATACACTTTTTACTGAAATCACATTACTCGTACCTTTTGCTGATCAGACATGAAGACGTATCTTGGGGCATTCTCATGTATGTGAAGGTCCTCTGCTAGGTAGCCGAGGAACCATTTCCACTGAGCATAGCTCTCAGCCTCAGTCACCGCCCACGCAATAGGCCACCAACCGTTGTTTGGGTCAATTCCCATGGCCGTCATAAGTTGGCCTTTGTACATACCTCTCAAGAAACAGGCATCCAAGAAGATAATTGGACGGTAAAAATGCATCCAACAATTTTTCAAAGGCTCGAGGCAACAATAAAACCTCAACAATCTCGGGCCTACAGCTTCAGGATCCCTGAAGTTCTCGTAGTGTATATGCACACTCGAATTGAGGTGTGTCTGTTCCAATTCAGCTTTGTAGTCGAACAGTCTCCGGTATTGGTGGCCCGTCTTGCCAAAGATACCTTCTAATGCACTGTCTCTTGCGCGATATGCCTTCATCCTACCAACTTTCAGCCCGAACTCCTCATCCACACACTGCCGTATAGCTGCCAATGGAATGTGGGGATTCGCTTTGATTTTCTCCATGTAACGCTCAGCTAGCCACTTGGACGTGGGCCATCTCTGATCCAACACTTGCGAGCACGTGTGAGCATGATCTCTCTGCATATTCACTACCACAAAATCGGTATTGTTGTGAGTTTCGATCTTCCTTGTATACACATACCATTCGCATGTCTGGCCTTTACAAATGGCACGAAGTCTCTTGCCATCATTTTTTGATACATGTACAAGCTGTCTGATCATTATCTCGTACTGGCGAATGACTTGATAGGAGAAATCTCGATCCTTAAAAAAATCACCAGGCTTCCAAGTTGGAAGCTCATTGGTCAGCTTGAATGGGGTGTACTTGATACCCTTTCTACGCAACCCTTCCAAATCCTCTAGATCTTGTAGATCTTGTAGCTCATCCACTGTTTCTTGCTCGTATAGTGGGTTTGTATCCGACGAGTTCCTTTTTTCCACCACAGGGGAAAACTTTCGCCTTTTCTTGGACCCTCCGCTGCCTTTACTAGTCTGCTGTCCAGACCCTTGTGGTTCGGTCTCCGGCTCCGCACTCCACTGTTGTCCCGCTTCCTGTTCCGGTTGTTGTTGCCGACATAACGACTCGTAGTATGAGGTAAACATCTGTTCATCTCGACACATGTTGGCCAACGAGATAAAATGGCCGAcctcatcagcatcatcatctCATCATTTCCCTCATTATGAAGATGACATCCGTCGGGAACATACTCGAAAGAAGGACAATAAACATCATCTTGGACAACTTGTTGGGGTACTTCTCCTACAACTGGTACGGGTTCTTCAGACGCTGCTTCAGTTGGAACTGACTCTTGCACATGGGTGTCAGCTTCGGACATGAACAATTCATGGGTAATGTCCTCAACGATCGGAAAGAATTAGTTGTCTACCCGTATGTCCGGATATGGTTGACAACCACCGTCCATGACCGGTTGGTACACGTCTTCATCTACAAATGCTCTTGCCCTGTCCGAATCTGGTTGGTGAACTACATATTCATATTCAGTTGCAGGTTCATCAACATGGACACTTGGACCAATCAGATTGGAATGGTCAACATATGAAGGTCTATGTACATCCTACAATacacaaaatcacaaatgaGATACTAAATCACAGATGAGGTACACAAATGTACACAAATGAGGTA is a window of Salvia splendens isolate huo1 chromosome 3, SspV2, whole genome shotgun sequence DNA encoding:
- the LOC121796536 gene encoding uncharacterized protein LOC121796536, which encodes MCRDEQMFTSYYESLCRQQQPEQEAGQQWSAEPETEPQGSGQQTSKGSGGSKKRRKFSPVVEKRNSSDTNPLYEQETVDELQDLQDLEDLEGLRRKGIKYTPFKLTNELPTWKPGDFFKDRDFSYQVIRQYEIMIRQLVHVSKNDGKRLRAICKGQTCEWYVYTRKIETHNNTDFVVVNMQRDHAHTCSQVLDQRWPTSKWLAERYMEKIKANPHIPLAAIRQCVDEEFGLKVGRMKAYRARDSALEGIFGKTGHQYRRLFDYKAELEQTHLNSSVHIHYENFRDPEAVGPRLLRFYCCLEPLKNCWMHFYRPIIFLDACFLRGMYKGQLMTAMGIDPNNGWWPIAWAVTEAESYAQWKWFLGYLAEDLHIHENAPRYVFMSDQQKVRVM